Proteins co-encoded in one Hypanus sabinus isolate sHypSab1 chromosome 6, sHypSab1.hap1, whole genome shotgun sequence genomic window:
- the LOC132395076 gene encoding uncharacterized protein LOC132395076 isoform X1, with protein sequence MYHLGQVPLPITLRSTVWSRFPSPSHSGVPSGPGSTPCLTQVYCLVQVPLHLTQGYHLGQVPLPVSHRCTVWSRLPTPSHASVPSGPGSTPRLTQVYRLVQDPLPVSHRCTGWSNYPLLTQVYRLVQVPLPVSHRCTVWSRFPSPSHSGVPSGQGSPPHHTQEYRLVQVPLPVTLRSTVWSRFHSLSHTGVLSGPGTTPSHTGVPSGPGSPPRLTQVYRLVQVPLPVSHKCTVWSRSPSPSHTGVLSGPGSTPRLTQVYCLVQVPLPISHRCSVWSRFPSLSHTDVPSGPGSPPHHTQEYRLVQVPLPITHRCTVWSRFPSLSHTGVPSGPGSIPRHTQVYSLVQVPLPVSHRCTVWSRFHSPSHTGVPSGPGSTPSHTGVPSGPGSPPRLTQVYRLVQVPHPISHRCTV encoded by the coding sequence ATGTACCATCTGGGCCAGgttcccctccccatcacacTCAGGagtaccgtctggtccaggttcccctccccatcacacTCAGGagtaccgtctggtccaggttccactccttGTCTCACACAGGTCTactgtctggtccaggttccactccatctcacacaggggtACCATCTGGGCCAggttcccctccccgtctcacacaggtgtaccgtctggtccaggttgcCCACCCCGTCTCACGCAagtgtaccgtctggtccaggttccactccccgtctcacacaagtgtaccgtctggtccaggatcccctccccgtctcacacaggtgtacTGGCTGGTCCAATTATCCCCttctcacacaggtgtaccgtctggtccaggttccactccccgtctcacacaggtgtaccgtctggtccaggttcccctcCCCGTCACACTCAGGAGTACCGTCTGGTCAAGgttcccctccccatcacacTCAGGagtaccgtctggtccaggttcccctcCCCGTCACACTCAGGAGTAcagtctggtccaggttccactccttgtctcacacaggtgtactgtctggtccaggtaccactccatctcacacaggtgtaccgtctggtccaggttcccctccccgtctcacacaggtgtaccgtctggtccaggtccccctccccgtctcacacaAGTGTACCGTTTGGTCCAggtccccctccccgtctcacacaggtgtactgtctggtccaggttccactccccgtctcacacaggtgtacTGTCTGGTACAGGTTCCCCTACCCATCTCACACAGATGttccgtctggtccaggttccccaGCCTGTCTCACACAGATGTACCATCTGGGCCAGgttcccctccccatcacacTCAGGagtaccgtctggtccaggttcccctccccatcacacacaggtgtactgtctggtccaggttcccctccttgtctcacacaggtgtaccgtctggtccaggttccatTCCCCGTCACACACAGGTGTACAGTTtggtccaggttccactccccgtctcacacaggtgtaccgtctggtccaggttccactccccgtctcacacaggtgtaccgtctggtccaggttccactccatctcacacaggggtACCATCTGGGCCAggttcccctccccgtctcacacaggtgtatcgtctggtccaggttccccaccccatctcacacaggtgtaccgtctag
- the LOC132395076 gene encoding uncharacterized protein LOC132395076 isoform X2, with the protein MYHLGQVPLPITLRSTVWSRFPSPSHSGVPSGPGSTPCLTQVYCLVQVPLHLTQGYHLGQVPLPVSHRCTVWSRLPTPSHASVPSGPGSTPRLTQVYRLVQDPLPVSHRCTVWSRFPSPSHSGVPSGQGSPPHHTQEYRLVQVPLPVTLRSTVWSRFHSLSHTGVLSGPGTTPSHTGVPSGPGSPPRLTQVYRLVQVPLPVSHKCTVWSRSPSPSHTGVLSGPGSTPRLTQVYCLVQVPLPISHRCSVWSRFPSLSHTDVPSGPGSPPHHTQEYRLVQVPLPITHRCTVWSRFPSLSHTGVPSGPGSIPRHTQVYSLVQVPLPVSHRCTVWSRFHSPSHTGVPSGPGSTPSHTGVPSGPGSPPRLTQVYRLVQVPHPISHRCTV; encoded by the exons ATGTACCATCTGGGCCAGgttcccctccccatcacacTCAGGagtaccgtctggtccaggttcccctccccatcacacTCAGGagtaccgtctggtccaggttccactccttGTCTCACACAGGTCTactgtctggtccaggttccactccatctcacacaggggtACCATCTGGGCCAggttcccctccccgtctcacacaggtgtaccgtctggtccaggttgcCCACCCCGTCTCACGCAagtgtaccgtctggtccaggttccactccccgtctcacacaagtgtaccgtctggtccaggatcccctccccgtctcacacag gtgtaccgtctggtccaggttcccctcCCCGTCACACTCAGGAGTACCGTCTGGTCAAGgttcccctccccatcacacTCAGGagtaccgtctggtccaggttcccctcCCCGTCACACTCAGGAGTAcagtctggtccaggttccactccttgtctcacacaggtgtactgtctggtccaggtaccactccatctcacacaggtgtaccgtctggtccaggttcccctccccgtctcacacaggtgtaccgtctggtccaggtccccctccccgtctcacacaAGTGTACCGTTTGGTCCAggtccccctccccgtctcacacaggtgtactgtctggtccaggttccactccccgtctcacacaggtgtacTGTCTGGTACAGGTTCCCCTACCCATCTCACACAGATGttccgtctggtccaggttccccaGCCTGTCTCACACAGATGTACCATCTGGGCCAGgttcccctccccatcacacTCAGGagtaccgtctggtccaggttcccctccccatcacacacaggtgtactgtctggtccaggttcccctccttgtctcacacaggtgtaccgtctggtccaggttccatTCCCCGTCACACACAGGTGTACAGTTtggtccaggttccactccccgtctcacacaggtgtaccgtctggtccaggttccactccccgtctcacacaggtgtaccgtctggtccaggttccactccatctcacacaggggtACCATCTGGGCCAggttcccctccccgtctcacacaggtgtatcgtctggtccaggttccccaccccatctcacacaggtgtaccgtctag